One window from the genome of Comamonas antarctica encodes:
- a CDS encoding helix-turn-helix domain-containing protein: protein MLINRSAALRCSPHQALHAAKKRTKRLRHGRVDRCGERTRLLDILAQLFDGNAVKVVPIHAELTTQEAADILNVSRPHLVKLLEDGQLAFHRTGKHRRVRFADLIAFKERRDEASQLAMEALAQQAQELGMGYE, encoded by the coding sequence GTGTTGATTAATCGCAGTGCAGCTCTAAGGTGCAGTCCTCACCAGGCACTTCATGCCGCAAAAAAGCGCACGAAGCGTCTGCGGCATGGGCGTGTTGACCGATGTGGCGAACGCACCAGGCTGCTTGATATCCTGGCCCAGCTGTTCGATGGCAATGCCGTGAAGGTGGTGCCAATTCATGCAGAGCTGACCACCCAGGAGGCGGCGGATATACTGAATGTCTCGCGGCCGCACCTGGTCAAGCTGCTGGAAGATGGTCAACTTGCCTTCCATCGCACTGGCAAACATCGCCGGGTGCGATTTGCGGATCTGATTGCGTTCAAAGAGCGTCGCGACGAGGCCAGTCAGCTCGCCATGGAGGCCCTGGCACAGCAAGCCCAGGAATTGGGAATGGGGTACGAATGA